The nucleotide window AACCCTGTCAGAAGTGATTGCCCAGCAAGGGGTTTCCCTGCTGGGCACCCGTGCCTGGGAAAAAACGGGAGACCGCTTTCCCCTGTTGATCAAACTGCTGGACTGCCAGGACTGGCTTTCCATCCAGGTGCACCCCAATGACCAGCAAGCACAGCAGTTCCACG belongs to Deinococcus roseus and includes:
- a CDS encoding type I phosphomannose isomerase catalytic subunit → MSLLQLVPELHHRVWGGHRLKNTPIPTEPHPEPIGEAWVVFEHNRVASGIHAGKTLSEVIAQQGVSLLGTRAWEKTGDRFPLLIKLLDCQDWLSIQVHPNDQQAQQFH